TCAACCACAATCAAAGTATTGCCCAAATCTCTGAGGCGCTGAAGTGCGTCCAGAAGCTTTGCATTATCGCGCTGATGCAGACCTATGCTGGGCTCATCCAAAATATAGAGCACTCCAACAAGTCCACTGCCTATCTGCGTGGCAAGCCTTATACGCTGCGCTTCGCCCCCGCTAAGAGAACCCGCCATACGGTTAAGCGTAAGATAATGAAGCCCCACCGCCGTCAAGAAATCTAAACGCGCGTTTATTTCTTTTAAAATCGGCGAAGCAATTTCCATTTGGGTTGCGTTAAGCTGAAGCTTAGAAAGATACTCTTTTATATGCACAATACTTAGCGCTGTCAGCTCCGCTATGTTAAGCCTGCCCACCCTCACCGACAGTGCTGCATCGCTCAGCCTCTGCCCATGACAAACCTCACACGCATGCTCCTTCATATATTTTCCTATCGTTAGCTTTATCATTTCGCTGCTGCTTTCTTTATACCGTCTCATAAGATTGTTAATCACACCCTCAAAGCTTCCGACATACGACCCCTGAAAATTCTTACTGTCATAATGAAGCGAAAGCTGTTTGCCGTCATTTCCATAAAGTAAAATCTGCATAATATTTTTCGGCAAATCTTTTATTGGCGTATCAAGACTGAATTTATACTCCTTTGCAAGCGCTCTGAAATACATACTCGAAATTCCACCGATATCCATGTTCCAGCCTGAAACCTTAAGTGCTCCTTCATTCAGACTCTTATTTTTGTCTCCTATCACCATATCAACATCCAACTCAGTTACAAATCCCAGCCCAGAGCAGTGCGGGCAAGCCCCAAAAGGGCTGTTGAAACTAAACAGCCTGGGGCTTATTTCTTCATAAGCAAACCCGCAAGTGTCGCAGGCAAACTTATTGCTGAACAAATGTTTCTCACTGTTAACCTCAACCACAACCAGACCGTCGCTTAGCTTAAGAGCGGTTTCAATACTTTCGGTCAGGCGCTTTGACAAATCCTCCTTCAAAACAAGCCGGTCAATCACCACGCTTATGTTATGCTTTTTATTTTTATCCAAAACTATCTCTTCGTCAAGCGTGCGCGTATCACCGTCAACGCTTACTCTTGCATATCCGCCCTTTCGCAGCTCGTCAAACAGCTTAGCAAAAGTTCCCTTTTCCCCACGCACAACGGGCGACATAATTATAATCTTGCTTCCTGCGGCATGAGAGGCCACCTTGTCAACAATACTGTCAACCGACTGCTTTGCTATCACCTTGTTGCAGCGCGGACAATAAGGCACGCCGATTCTTGCGTACAATAGTCTTAGATAATCATAAATTTCCGTAACCGTTCCCACGGTTGAGCGCGGATTGTTTGAAGTGGTTTTTTGGTCTATTGCAATGGCCGGCGAAAGCCCTTCTATGCTTTCAACATCCGGCTTTTGTGCCTGACCCAAAAACTGCCTTGCATATGACGACAGACTTTCCATATACCTGCGCTGGCCCTCGGCAAAAATAGTATCAAAAGCAAGCGTGCTCTTGCCGCTTCCGCTCACCCCAGTAAACACCACCATCTTACCCCGCGGGATTTCCAGGTCAATATTTTTCAGGTTATTCTCTCTGGCGCCTCTTATAACAATCTTCTCTTCCATTTTTAAACCACCTTTAATTATTCAGCTGCAATTTCAGCTGATTTATCCTATCCCTCAGCTTTATCGCGCTTTCAAAGTCAAGCGTCTTAACCGACATATCCATAAATCGCTTCAACCTCTCAATTTCCTGCATAATTTCCTTCCTGCCAAACTTTTCCCTACCCTCAATTTCGCCCGAAATCTCCAGAGTATTTCCCACGCCCTTGATGATGGTCTTTGGCACGATTTCGTGGTCTTTATTATACTTATCCTGCAACTTTCTACGTTCGGCAGTTATGTCCATAGCCCGCTTCATTGAGCCCGTAATCTTGTCGGCATATAAAATAACCTTGGCCTCAGCGTTCCTTGAAGCGCGCCCGATTGTCTGAATAAGCGATTGTTCGCTTCGCAAAAAACCTTCTTTATCTGCGTCCAAAATAGCCACCAGCATAACCTCAGGAATGTCCAGACCTTCTCTTAAAAGATTTATACCTACAATAACATCAAACTCACCGCGCCTAAGCCCATTAACTATCTTTATGCGCTCAAGTGTGTCTATGTCAGAGTGCATATACCGGACCTTTATACCAAAATCCGTGAGATATCCTGTGAGGCTCTCGGCCATCTTTTTGGTCAGCGTCGTTACCAAAATTTTTCCACCCTTACCCACTACATCATGTATATTCTCTATCAAATCATCAATCTGATTTTCAGTTTTGTGCACCTCAACCACAGGGTCCAAAAGCCCCGTAGGACGTATAATCTGTTTGGCCACATTGTCAGCAAGACCAAGCTCATATACGGCAGGCGTTGCCGACACATAAATTACCTGATTAATACGCGCATTAAACTCCTCAAAATTAAGCGGACGATTGTCATACGCCGAGTTTAGCCTAAAGCCATACTCCACTAATGCATCTTTACGTGCTCTGTCGCCGTTATACATGCCCCTGATTTGCGGAATTGTTATATGGCTTTCATCAATAAACAGCAAGAAGTCTTTCTTAAAATAATCCAAAAGCGTAAAAGGAGCCTCACAAGGGCTTCTGCCATCAAAATAGCGCGAATAATTTTCAATCCCGCTGCAGTATCCCAGCTCGCGCATCATCTCAATGTCATAACTCGTGCGCTCACTCAGCCGCTGCGCCTGCAACAGCTTTCCGGCGTCTTCAAAAGCTTTAACCTGCGTTTCTTTATCTTTTTCAATACGCTTCAGCGCTTCTTCAAGCTTAGTCGTGCCCACAGCATAGTGCGTCGCCGGAAAAATCGCCACATGTTTAAGTGTTCCGACAAGCTTTCCTGACACCACATCAAACTCGCAAATGCGTTCAATTTCATCGTCAAAAAACTCCACCCTTATGGCTTTGTCAGTGTAATATACCGGAAAGATATCCAGCGTGTCGCCCTTGGCCCTGAATGACCCGCGCTTAAAATCAATCTCGTTTCGCTCATAGCGTATTTCAATAAGGCGTTTTATAATTTTGCTGCGCTCAAGCTTGTCACCGGCTCTCAAACTTATATGCAAGTCATAATACTCCTGAGGCGCACCCAAGCCGTAAATACACGAAACCGAGGCCACCACAATCACATCATCGCGCTCCAAAAGACTGCTGGTGGTTGAGTGACGCAGTCTGTCAATTTCTTCGTTGATACTCATATCTTTTTCAATATAAGTGTCACTCTTTACAATATACGCCTCCGGCTGATAATAATCATAATAACTCACAAAAAATTCTACCCTATTCTCAGGGAAAAACTCCCTAAACTCGTTGCAGAGCTGGGCCGCTAAGGTTTTGTTATGCGCCAAAACAAGAGCGGGCCTGCCCGCCTGCTTTATAATATTTGCCATGCTAAAGGTCTTTCCGCTGCCCGTCACACCCAAAAGTACCTGGCTTTTAAGCCCGTCACTTAAGCCTTCAACTATGCTTCTCACAGCCTCGGGCTGGTCACCGGCAAGGTTATATTTACTGTGCAGTTTGAAAATATCCATAACATAAATATTATACCATTTTCCCTCAAATATACAAAACAAAAAAACAGCTCACAAAAGTACTCTGCCTGCAGAAAAAATAGACTTGTTCAGTCAAAATTTATCGAAATTAAGTGATTTTAGCTATTGAATTTTATAATAATTTCTGCTATAATAACCAAGCTATAAGGCTTAAAAGGAAACAAAAATGCAAACTGTTGAAACGCAAAAAATAATAGATTATCTAAAAGACCCTTCAATTTTAAGTGAAATTATTAACTACGAACAAGCCCGTCTACAAAAGAACTTCAGAAGTACTCACATGAATAAAAAGTTTTTTGATTTTTTGGTGTTTTATAATCCAAAGCTTTTAAGGCCAATGCTTATTTGCAAAATGGACTTTGGCAAAACGGTAGAACTTGTTGTATACGATGTGCTAAATCCCGAACTGCCAAACAAAGTTGAATATCAGGATATAGGCATGCTTAGAATGAATACAGAGATATATAACAGTTCGATGAAAATAGACCTGCTCAGCATGGAACATAACCTTTTAAATGAAGCGGACTATAAATTTATGGGCATCGGCGGAACCATGATTAAGCTAAGCCAACACATAATGGCAAACAAAGAAATTGATACCCTAGAAATTCAGGCAGGCGCCATAGGAAGTCTTTCTTGTGAGGAAGTTGAAAGAATATATACCCGATGGGGCTTTAAGTCTAATATCATCAACCCCGGTATGCATAAGGCATGGAACCAAACTGATATTCAGGCACTAAAAAACACACCCATAAGCACATTCGACATTCTGCCGCTTGAAAGTCTCACCCCCGAAACACTTGAAGAGCTTAGCGATAAAGCAAAATTTAAATACTTTACCAAGCATCCGTCCCCAATTTATAATCCTTATATCCCCGAACAAGAAACACCTTTTAA
The Christensenellaceae bacterium DNA segment above includes these coding regions:
- the uvrA gene encoding excinuclease ABC subunit UvrA, with product MEEKIVIRGARENNLKNIDLEIPRGKMVVFTGVSGSGKSTLAFDTIFAEGQRRYMESLSSYARQFLGQAQKPDVESIEGLSPAIAIDQKTTSNNPRSTVGTVTEIYDYLRLLYARIGVPYCPRCNKVIAKQSVDSIVDKVASHAAGSKIIIMSPVVRGEKGTFAKLFDELRKGGYARVSVDGDTRTLDEEIVLDKNKKHNISVVIDRLVLKEDLSKRLTESIETALKLSDGLVVVEVNSEKHLFSNKFACDTCGFAYEEISPRLFSFNSPFGACPHCSGLGFVTELDVDMVIGDKNKSLNEGALKVSGWNMDIGGISSMYFRALAKEYKFSLDTPIKDLPKNIMQILLYGNDGKQLSLHYDSKNFQGSYVGSFEGVINNLMRRYKESSSEMIKLTIGKYMKEHACEVCHGQRLSDAALSVRVGRLNIAELTALSIVHIKEYLSKLQLNATQMEIASPILKEINARLDFLTAVGLHYLTLNRMAGSLSGGEAQRIRLATQIGSGLVGVLYILDEPSIGLHQRDNAKLLDALQRLRDLGNTLIVVEHDEDTMRAADYIVDIGPRSGIHGGEVVAAGSIDDIKNSPNSITGKYLSGQRRIDVPAERRKPQKGWLSVTDARQNNLIINRVNLPLGVLTAITGVSGSGKSSLINEIVYPALFNRLNGGSEIEGKYKELLGFESLDKVINIDQSPIGKTPRSNPATYVGLFTLIRELFAATPEAKERGYNSGRFSFNVKGGRCEECDGDGTKKIEMYFLPDVYIPCSVCRGKRYNRETLQVKYKGKSISDVLDMTVEEALQFFANIPQIKNKIQTLFDVGLGYIKLGQSSTTLSGGEAQRVKLASELSRRSTGRTIYILDEPTTGLHSYDVDKLIMILQKLVELGNTVVVIEHNMDVIKVADYIIDLGPEGGDNGGKIVCKGTPEEVAQNKESFTGMFLKTYLK
- the uvrB gene encoding excinuclease ABC subunit UvrB, with product MDIFKLHSKYNLAGDQPEAVRSIVEGLSDGLKSQVLLGVTGSGKTFSMANIIKQAGRPALVLAHNKTLAAQLCNEFREFFPENRVEFFVSYYDYYQPEAYIVKSDTYIEKDMSINEEIDRLRHSTTSSLLERDDVIVVASVSCIYGLGAPQEYYDLHISLRAGDKLERSKIIKRLIEIRYERNEIDFKRGSFRAKGDTLDIFPVYYTDKAIRVEFFDDEIERICEFDVVSGKLVGTLKHVAIFPATHYAVGTTKLEEALKRIEKDKETQVKAFEDAGKLLQAQRLSERTSYDIEMMRELGYCSGIENYSRYFDGRSPCEAPFTLLDYFKKDFLLFIDESHITIPQIRGMYNGDRARKDALVEYGFRLNSAYDNRPLNFEEFNARINQVIYVSATPAVYELGLADNVAKQIIRPTGLLDPVVEVHKTENQIDDLIENIHDVVGKGGKILVTTLTKKMAESLTGYLTDFGIKVRYMHSDIDTLERIKIVNGLRRGEFDVIVGINLLREGLDIPEVMLVAILDADKEGFLRSEQSLIQTIGRASRNAEAKVILYADKITGSMKRAMDITAERRKLQDKYNKDHEIVPKTIIKGVGNTLEISGEIEGREKFGRKEIMQEIERLKRFMDMSVKTLDFESAIKLRDRINQLKLQLNN